Proteins encoded in a region of the Haloglomus salinum genome:
- a CDS encoding SLC13 family permease, which translates to MALPPVTTGMAVTFGLVFAALALFVSEKLPPDVTAIGVLVALAVLEPLTQVSPVEALSGFGSAATLTVLAMYILSEGVQRTGIVERLGLFLGRITGGEERRVLAATVSTTGLSAGFVNNTPVVAVFIPMVTDLAEQAGISRSRLLMPLSFAAMLGGKLTLVGTASNLIASDLAVELLDRGPIGMFEFTPLGVVVLAVGIAYLLTVGRYLVPERVAADTDLTEAYELEDHLSLVTVREDSPFVGQSVHEVQETIDGEEDIRADLLRIEREGEGVIAATTDRIVEAGDALVIRSTLRDLNRLVERYTLRQFPREVVTEEDLLGERGQLVEAVVLPDSALVGTRIGESILTRRLDTTVLAVKREGGLLREDLRERRLRAGDTLLLQTTPAAARYLTDTDDLALLREPKRPVDFDELEPEPLSPRTPVALGTLVGVILLAALDLLPIVIAALAGVFVMLATDCLSTRQAYDAVSWNVIFLLAGILPLGMALQRTGGAALVASLFAEVSVYVPTLALLGLVFLVSGLVAALITPVAMTVLMVPVAVDTASQVGADGFAFLLAVLFAGGAAFATPIGYQTNLMVYGPGGYRFTDFTRVGLPLQLVLAVVVTLGIAVIYGV; encoded by the coding sequence ATGGCACTGCCGCCAGTGACGACGGGGATGGCCGTGACGTTCGGCCTCGTGTTCGCCGCACTGGCGCTGTTCGTCTCGGAGAAGCTCCCGCCCGACGTGACCGCTATCGGCGTCCTGGTGGCACTGGCCGTCCTCGAACCGCTCACGCAGGTCTCCCCTGTCGAGGCTCTCTCGGGCTTCGGGAGTGCGGCGACGCTCACCGTCCTCGCGATGTACATCCTCAGCGAGGGGGTCCAGCGGACGGGCATCGTCGAGCGGCTGGGCCTGTTCCTGGGCCGCATCACGGGCGGCGAGGAGCGACGCGTGCTGGCGGCGACGGTGTCCACGACCGGGCTCTCGGCCGGCTTCGTCAACAACACCCCCGTCGTCGCCGTGTTCATCCCGATGGTGACCGACCTTGCGGAGCAGGCCGGCATCTCGCGGTCGCGGCTGCTCATGCCTCTGTCGTTCGCGGCGATGCTGGGCGGGAAACTCACGCTGGTCGGGACCGCGAGCAACCTCATCGCCAGCGACCTCGCCGTCGAACTCCTCGACCGCGGCCCCATCGGGATGTTCGAGTTCACACCGCTCGGTGTCGTCGTCCTCGCCGTCGGCATCGCCTACCTCCTGACGGTCGGGCGGTACCTCGTCCCGGAGCGCGTGGCGGCCGACACCGACCTGACGGAGGCGTACGAACTGGAGGACCATCTCTCGCTGGTGACGGTCCGGGAGGACTCGCCGTTCGTCGGGCAGTCGGTCCACGAGGTCCAGGAGACCATCGACGGCGAGGAGGACATCCGGGCGGACCTGCTGCGCATCGAGCGCGAGGGCGAGGGGGTCATCGCCGCCACCACAGACCGCATCGTCGAGGCGGGTGACGCGCTGGTCATCCGGTCGACGCTGCGCGACCTGAACCGCCTCGTCGAGCGCTACACGCTCCGGCAGTTCCCCCGCGAGGTCGTGACCGAGGAGGACCTGCTGGGCGAGCGCGGGCAACTCGTCGAGGCTGTCGTCCTCCCGGACTCGGCCCTCGTGGGCACGCGCATCGGCGAGAGCATCCTCACCCGGCGCCTGGATACGACCGTCCTGGCGGTCAAGCGCGAGGGGGGACTGCTCCGCGAGGACCTGCGCGAGCGCCGCCTCCGGGCCGGCGACACGCTGTTGCTCCAGACGACGCCCGCCGCGGCGCGATACCTCACCGACACCGATGACCTGGCGCTGTTGCGCGAGCCGAAGCGTCCCGTCGATTTCGACGAACTGGAGCCCGAACCGCTCTCGCCCCGGACGCCCGTCGCGCTCGGGACGCTCGTGGGCGTCATCCTGCTGGCCGCGCTCGACCTGCTCCCCATCGTTATCGCGGCGCTGGCCGGCGTCTTCGTGATGCTCGCCACCGACTGCCTCTCCACCCGCCAGGCCTACGACGCCGTCTCCTGGAACGTCATCTTCCTGCTGGCCGGCATTCTCCCGCTCGGGATGGCGCTCCAGCGCACCGGCGGCGCGGCACTGGTGGCCTCGCTCTTCGCGGAGGTCAGCGTCTACGTCCCGACGCTCGCGCTGCTGGGGCTGGTCTTCCTCGTCTCCGGCCTGGTCGCGGCCCTCATCACCCCCGTCGCGATGACGGTCCTGATGGTACCGGTCGCCGTCGACACCGCTTCGCAGGTCGGCGCGGACGGGTTCGCGTTCCTGCTGGCGGTCCTGTTCGCCGGCGGGGCCGCCTTCGCGACCCCCATCGGCTACCAGACCAACCTGATGGTGTACGGACCGGGCGGCTACCGGTTCACGGACTTCACACGGGTCGGACTCCCGCTGCAGTTGGTCCTCGCGGTCGTCGTGACGCTCGGCATCGCGGTCATCTACGGCGTCTGA
- a CDS encoding DEAD/DEAH box helicase — translation MTDEAGTLRLAFDEGTVRITGPGSVVADLPGTEYDERSESWRAPAHRYADLRDALAEHDGAVDDAVLAERELPDLTTAYELRDYQQDALDAWREADCRGVLELPTGSGKTVVAIAAIAARSAPTLVVVPTIDLLDQWERELAAEFDVPIGRLGGGEQRVEDITVSTYDSAYLRADELGGDFELVVFDEVHHLGGEGYRDIARLLAAPARMGLTATFERPDGAHEVIEELVGPVVHRLSAEDLAGDHLADFDIKRVAVELTEDERERYDEYQGTFTDYLAQSGIQLRSGSDYQELVKRSGNDPRAREALLAKQRAREVMMNAENKVRELERVLDHHREDRVIVFTAYTDLVYRLSERFLMPAITHETAAAERREILERFRAGDHSRVVTANVLDEGVDVPDANVAVVLSGSGSEREFTQRLGRVLRPKADGGRATLYELVTEETAEERVARRRR, via the coding sequence GTGACCGACGAGGCCGGGACCCTCAGACTGGCGTTCGACGAGGGCACGGTCCGCATCACCGGTCCCGGGTCGGTCGTCGCTGACCTTCCCGGCACCGAGTACGACGAGCGCTCGGAATCCTGGCGTGCCCCCGCCCACCGCTACGCCGACCTCCGTGACGCGCTCGCCGAGCACGACGGGGCTGTCGACGACGCCGTCCTCGCCGAGCGCGAGCTGCCGGACCTGACGACGGCCTACGAACTCCGCGACTACCAGCAGGATGCGCTCGACGCGTGGCGCGAGGCGGACTGCCGCGGTGTCCTCGAACTCCCGACCGGGAGCGGGAAGACGGTCGTCGCCATCGCGGCCATCGCCGCGCGCTCGGCCCCCACGCTCGTGGTCGTCCCGACCATCGACCTGCTGGACCAGTGGGAGCGCGAACTCGCGGCGGAGTTCGATGTTCCGATCGGGCGGCTCGGCGGCGGTGAACAGCGCGTCGAGGACATCACCGTCTCCACGTACGACTCCGCCTATCTCCGGGCGGACGAACTCGGCGGTGACTTCGAACTGGTCGTCTTCGACGAGGTCCACCACCTCGGCGGCGAGGGGTACCGCGACATCGCGCGCCTCCTCGCCGCGCCCGCCCGGATGGGGCTCACGGCGACCTTCGAGCGGCCCGACGGCGCCCACGAGGTCATCGAGGAGCTGGTCGGGCCTGTGGTCCACCGGCTCTCGGCCGAGGACCTCGCGGGGGACCACCTCGCCGACTTCGACATCAAGCGGGTCGCGGTCGAACTCACCGAGGACGAACGCGAGCGCTACGATGAGTATCAGGGCACGTTCACGGACTACCTCGCGCAGTCGGGCATCCAGCTGCGCTCGGGTAGCGACTACCAGGAACTGGTCAAGCGCTCGGGCAACGACCCGCGGGCACGGGAGGCGCTCCTGGCCAAACAGCGCGCCCGCGAGGTGATGATGAACGCCGAGAACAAGGTGCGCGAACTGGAGCGAGTGCTGGACCACCACCGCGAGGACCGTGTCATCGTCTTCACTGCGTACACCGACCTCGTCTACCGGCTCTCCGAGCGGTTCCTGATGCCGGCCATCACGCACGAGACGGCCGCGGCCGAGCGCCGGGAGATCCTGGAGCGGTTCCGTGCGGGCGACCACTCGCGCGTCGTGACCGCGAACGTCCTCGACGAGGGCGTCGACGTGCCGGACGCGAACGTCGCGGTGGTGCTCTCGGGGAGCGGGAGCGAGCGGGAGTTCACCCAGCGGCTCGGGCGGGTGCTGCGGCCGAAGGCGGACGGCGGGCGGGCGACGCTGTACGAACTCGTCACGGAGGAGACCGCCGAGGAGCGGGTGGCGCGGCGGCGGCGGTGA
- a CDS encoding esterase/lipase family protein, which produces MEGTPSGTRRALLRSATAGTAAALGLPALGSAAAGEDRDSVVLLHGYMDTGDTPWWDVLTGYLEDDGYDADEIHQMSLGDIPGTTTDSPSDYGEVVARELERISDEEGGPVDVIAHSMGGLDTRWAIEKEGAAAHVDDLVTLGSPHQGTYVAYVGVLTEGGRDMIPGSTLLEELNQDGLASGVSYTAVWSHADELIAPSPYASIPEYMLTDATGRNINSGIQEHIQLLVDRSVFDQYIGHLG; this is translated from the coding sequence ATGGAGGGAACGCCTTCCGGGACGCGACGTGCACTGCTCCGCTCGGCTACGGCCGGAACCGCGGCCGCACTCGGACTCCCGGCGCTCGGCAGCGCGGCCGCCGGAGAAGACCGGGATTCGGTCGTCCTGCTCCACGGGTACATGGACACCGGCGATACGCCGTGGTGGGATGTCCTCACGGGCTACCTCGAGGACGACGGATACGACGCCGACGAGATACATCAGATGAGTCTCGGTGACATCCCCGGGACCACGACGGATTCGCCCTCGGACTACGGCGAGGTGGTCGCGCGGGAACTCGAACGTATCTCCGACGAGGAGGGAGGACCGGTCGACGTCATCGCCCACTCGATGGGTGGACTCGACACCCGCTGGGCCATCGAGAAAGAGGGTGCGGCCGCCCACGTCGACGACCTCGTCACGCTCGGCTCCCCGCACCAGGGAACCTACGTGGCGTACGTCGGTGTCCTCACGGAGGGCGGGCGTGATATGATCCCCGGAAGTACACTTCTGGAGGAACTGAACCAGGACGGCCTCGCATCCGGGGTCAGCTACACTGCGGTCTGGTCACACGCCGACGAACTCATCGCCCCGAGTCCGTACGCGAGCATCCCGGAGTACATGCTCACCGATGCCACGGGTCGTAACATCAACTCCGGCATCCAGGAGCACATCCAGCTCCTCGTCGACCGATCGGTCTTCGACCAGTACATCGGCCACCTCGGTTGA
- a CDS encoding nucleotide exchange factor GrpE: MSEKDAATDDDAADTDGAAEDDTQVEPDADLVERVEESDPETIAREIASLRSARHDAEDAATEYEERVEDLEEQLKRKQAEFQNFKKRMERKQEEQKARATEELVERLLDVRNNLVRALEQDEDTDIRGGVRTTLDQFDRVLDAENVVAIEPEPGEEVDPQRHEVLMRVTSDQPEGTVDELHRPGYEMAEKVLQAAQVTVSDGAGE; this comes from the coding sequence ATGAGCGAGAAGGACGCCGCGACGGACGACGACGCGGCGGACACCGACGGTGCCGCCGAGGACGATACGCAGGTCGAGCCCGATGCGGACCTCGTCGAACGTGTCGAGGAGTCCGACCCGGAGACCATCGCCCGCGAAATCGCCTCGCTGCGGTCGGCCCGTCACGACGCCGAGGACGCCGCTACCGAGTACGAGGAGCGCGTCGAGGACCTGGAGGAGCAGCTCAAGCGCAAGCAGGCGGAGTTCCAGAACTTCAAGAAGCGGATGGAGCGCAAACAGGAGGAGCAGAAGGCTCGCGCGACCGAGGAACTGGTCGAGCGGTTGCTGGACGTGCGGAACAACCTCGTCCGGGCGCTGGAGCAGGACGAGGACACGGACATCCGCGGCGGCGTGCGGACGACGCTGGACCAGTTCGACCGTGTGCTCGACGCCGAGAACGTGGTCGCCATCGAGCCGGAACCGGGTGAGGAGGTCGACCCCCAGCGCCACGAGGTGCTGATGCGCGTCACGAGCGACCAGCCCGAGGGGACCGTCGACGAACTCCACCGCCCGGGCTACGAGATGGCCGAGAAGGTGCTCCAGGCCGCGCAGGTGACCGTCTCCGACGGCGCCGGCGAGTAA
- a CDS encoding endonuclease/exonuclease/phosphatase family protein, whose protein sequence is MSGVAPLRVMTYNVRYATLDDGPRAWENRRDAVAATVRVHRPDVLCLQEVWQDQLPDLRERLPDYEWATERQQTGEHTPVGYRPERLRAETVEPFALAPAPENIGAVGWDASVPRVATEVQFRDRETDETFDLVNVHFDHAGALARRESARLVRERLDAAPSLLVGDLNARPASGPYRSLVETPGPFTDARQAADTRFGPGETYVGFDGEGVEEGTDHDPTRDKRIDYVLVRGFDVALYATAADVDQTWRHPSDHLPVVVDLWATAD, encoded by the coding sequence GTGAGCGGCGTCGCTCCGCTGCGGGTGATGACGTACAACGTCCGCTACGCGACGCTGGACGACGGCCCCCGGGCGTGGGAGAACCGCCGGGACGCGGTCGCAGCCACGGTCCGTGTCCACCGGCCCGACGTACTCTGCCTGCAGGAGGTCTGGCAGGACCAGCTGCCGGACCTCCGCGAGCGGCTCCCCGACTACGAGTGGGCCACAGAGCGTCAGCAGACGGGAGAGCACACACCCGTCGGCTACCGGCCCGAACGACTGAGGGCCGAGACGGTAGAGCCGTTCGCGCTGGCGCCGGCCCCCGAGAACATCGGCGCGGTCGGGTGGGACGCCTCGGTCCCGCGGGTGGCGACGGAGGTACAGTTCCGGGACCGGGAGACGGACGAGACGTTCGACCTCGTCAACGTCCACTTCGACCACGCGGGCGCGCTGGCACGGCGCGAGAGCGCGCGCCTCGTCCGTGAACGGCTCGACGCCGCCCCGTCACTCCTCGTGGGAGACCTGAATGCCCGGCCCGCCTCCGGCCCGTACCGCTCGCTCGTCGAGACGCCGGGGCCGTTCACCGACGCCCGGCAGGCCGCGGACACGCGGTTCGGCCCCGGCGAGACGTACGTCGGCTTCGACGGCGAGGGGGTCGAGGAGGGCACCGACCACGACCCGACCCGCGACAAGCGCATCGATTACGTCCTCGTCCGCGGCTTCGACGTGGCCCTGTACGCGACGGCCGCGGACGTGGACCAGACCTGGCGCCATCCCTCCGACCACCTGCCCGTCGTGGTCGACCTGTGGGCGACAGCGGACTGA
- the dnaK gene encoding molecular chaperone DnaK — MASNKILGIDLGTTNSAFAVMEGGDPEIIANAEGDRTTPSVVAFTDDGERLVGKPAKNQAVQNPEHTIQSIKRHMGEDGYTVDIEGEEYTPEQISAMILQKIKRDAEDYLGDEVEKAVITVPAYFSDRQRQATKDAGEIAGFEVERIINEPTAASMAYGLDDESDQTVLVYDLGGGTFDVSILDLGGGVYEVVATNGDNDLGGDDWDQALIDHLADEFQAEHGIDLREDRQALQRLKDAAEEAKIELSNRKETTVTLPFIAADDDGPKDLEETISRAKFESLTSDLLERTVGPTEQALSDAGYDKGDIDEVLLVGGSTRMPQVREKVEEMAGQDPRKSVNPDEAVALGAAIQGGVLSGDVDDIVLLDVTPLSLGIEVKGGLFERLIDKNTTIPTEESKIFTTAADNQTMVNVRVFQGEREMAEGNELLGEFQLTGIPPAPAGTPQIEVTFNIDENGIVNVEAEDKGSGNAESITIEGGAGLSDEQIEEMQEEAEEHAEEDQKRREFVETRNEAESAVQRAETLLEENEEEIDADLRSDIEAEVERVEDALDEYEDVEFEAIDEATEALESATESLSQELQEIGKQMYQQQAQAGAGGAGAGAGPGGAGPGGMGGGPGGMGGGPGGAGPGAEADDEEYVDADFEDVDEDDEE; from the coding sequence ATGGCGAGCAACAAGATCCTCGGCATCGACCTGGGGACCACCAACTCCGCGTTCGCAGTGATGGAGGGTGGCGACCCCGAGATCATCGCGAACGCCGAGGGCGACCGCACCACGCCCTCCGTGGTCGCGTTCACGGACGACGGGGAACGCCTCGTCGGGAAGCCCGCGAAGAACCAGGCCGTCCAGAACCCCGAACACACCATCCAGTCCATCAAGCGGCACATGGGCGAGGACGGCTACACCGTCGACATCGAGGGCGAGGAGTACACGCCCGAGCAGATATCGGCGATGATCCTCCAGAAGATCAAGCGCGACGCGGAGGACTACCTCGGCGACGAGGTCGAGAAGGCCGTCATCACGGTCCCCGCCTACTTCAGCGACCGCCAGCGCCAGGCCACGAAGGACGCCGGCGAGATCGCCGGCTTCGAGGTCGAGCGCATCATCAACGAGCCGACCGCGGCGTCGATGGCGTACGGCCTCGACGACGAGTCCGACCAGACCGTCCTCGTCTACGACCTGGGCGGGGGCACCTTCGACGTCTCCATCCTCGACCTCGGTGGTGGGGTGTACGAGGTCGTCGCCACGAACGGTGACAACGACCTCGGCGGTGACGACTGGGACCAGGCGCTCATCGACCACCTCGCCGACGAGTTCCAGGCCGAGCACGGCATCGACCTCCGCGAGGACCGGCAGGCGCTCCAGCGACTCAAGGACGCCGCCGAGGAGGCGAAGATCGAACTCTCGAACCGAAAGGAGACGACCGTCACGCTCCCGTTCATCGCGGCCGACGACGACGGCCCGAAGGACCTGGAGGAGACCATCAGCCGCGCGAAGTTCGAGTCGCTCACCAGCGACCTGCTGGAGCGGACGGTCGGCCCGACGGAGCAGGCGCTCTCGGACGCCGGCTACGACAAGGGCGACATCGACGAGGTGCTGCTGGTCGGTGGCTCCACGCGGATGCCGCAGGTCCGCGAGAAGGTCGAGGAGATGGCCGGACAGGACCCGCGCAAGTCCGTCAACCCGGACGAGGCCGTCGCGCTGGGCGCGGCCATCCAGGGCGGGGTCCTCTCGGGCGACGTGGACGACATCGTCCTGCTGGACGTGACGCCGCTGTCGCTCGGTATCGAGGTGAAGGGTGGCCTGTTCGAGCGCCTCATCGACAAGAACACCACCATCCCGACGGAGGAGTCGAAGATCTTCACGACCGCGGCGGACAACCAGACGATGGTCAACGTCCGCGTCTTCCAGGGTGAGCGCGAGATGGCCGAGGGCAACGAGCTCCTCGGCGAGTTCCAGCTCACCGGTATCCCGCCGGCCCCCGCCGGCACACCGCAAATCGAGGTGACGTTCAACATCGACGAGAACGGCATCGTCAACGTCGAGGCCGAGGACAAGGGCTCGGGCAACGCCGAGTCCATCACCATCGAGGGCGGCGCCGGCCTCTCCGACGAGCAGATCGAGGAGATGCAGGAGGAAGCCGAGGAGCACGCTGAGGAGGACCAGAAGCGCCGCGAGTTCGTCGAGACGCGCAACGAGGCCGAGTCGGCCGTCCAGCGCGCCGAGACCCTCCTCGAGGAGAACGAGGAGGAGATCGACGCCGACCTCCGGAGCGACATCGAGGCCGAGGTCGAACGTGTCGAGGACGCCCTCGACGAGTACGAGGACGTCGAGTTCGAGGCGATCGACGAGGCCACGGAGGCGCTGGAATCGGCGACAGAGAGCCTGAGCCAGGAGCTTCAGGAGATCGGCAAGCAGATGTACCAGCAGCAGGCCCAGGCCGGCGCCGGCGGTGCCGGTGCTGGCGCCGGTCCCGGCGGCGCCGGTCCCGGCGGCATGGGCGGCGGCCCTGGCGGTATGGGCGGCGGCCCCGGCGGTGCCGGCCCGGGCGCCGAGGCCGACGACGAGGAGTACGTCGACGCCGACTTCGAGGACGTGGACGAGGACGACGAAGAGTAG
- a CDS encoding flavin-containing monooxygenase: MSDADARTGRAGSNTDVDAVVVGAGFSGLYMLHRLRERGYDVRVFEKGGDVGGTWYWNRYPGARCDSESHIYCYSFSDDIREQWEWTERYPEQPEILEYLNFVADELDLRRDIEFEREVRSATYDEDAGTWTVELADGEVVETRFFITGVGCLSEPFKPDFDGLDEFEGEWHHTSRWPDEGVDFSDKHVGVIGTGSTGIQFISETGGRAEHLTVFQRTPNYAVPARNRPLEDDEYEEIRANYDDIWEQARDSRLGMPFDHEHYSAASLSEEEIRETLEDRWEQGGFRFLHAFEPGHVLTNAEVNAVISEFIREKIRAKVDDPETAEKLVPSDHPYGAKRPPMDYNDYYRTYNRDDVSLVDVSDDGEPIERVTPRGIQTTAEEYDLDVIVFATGFDAMTGAILAMDIEGRDGLTMEEKWADGPRTYLGLMTRGFPNLFTITGPQSPSVLTNMPLSIEQHVEWIEDCIDYMDEHGHDTIEPTEASETQWVTNTNMLADNMLFSEADSWYRGDNVPGKTAVFTPFPGGLDMYRDICDRVASDDYDGFEFSRAADAPVAEQ, translated from the coding sequence GTGTCTGACGCGGACGCACGCACGGGCCGGGCCGGGAGCAACACGGACGTAGACGCCGTCGTCGTCGGGGCGGGGTTCTCGGGGCTCTACATGCTGCATCGACTGCGCGAACGCGGCTACGATGTCCGCGTCTTCGAGAAGGGTGGGGACGTGGGCGGGACGTGGTACTGGAACCGGTATCCGGGCGCACGCTGCGACAGCGAGAGCCACATCTACTGCTACTCGTTCAGCGACGACATCCGGGAGCAGTGGGAGTGGACCGAGCGCTACCCGGAACAGCCCGAGATTCTCGAGTACCTGAACTTCGTCGCCGACGAACTGGACCTGCGCCGCGACATCGAGTTCGAGCGCGAGGTCCGGTCCGCGACGTACGACGAGGACGCGGGCACCTGGACGGTCGAACTGGCTGACGGCGAGGTGGTCGAGACGCGTTTCTTCATCACCGGCGTCGGCTGTCTCTCCGAGCCGTTCAAGCCGGACTTCGACGGCCTCGACGAGTTCGAGGGCGAGTGGCACCACACGTCCCGCTGGCCCGACGAGGGTGTCGACTTCTCCGACAAGCACGTCGGCGTCATCGGCACCGGGTCGACGGGCATCCAGTTCATCTCCGAGACGGGCGGACGGGCCGAACACCTGACCGTGTTCCAGCGGACGCCCAACTACGCTGTCCCGGCGCGTAACCGGCCGCTGGAGGACGACGAGTACGAGGAGATTCGCGCGAACTACGACGATATCTGGGAGCAGGCCCGCGACTCGCGGCTGGGGATGCCGTTCGACCACGAACACTACTCCGCCGCCAGCCTCTCCGAGGAGGAGATCCGCGAGACGCTCGAGGACCGCTGGGAGCAGGGCGGCTTCCGCTTCCTCCACGCGTTCGAACCGGGCCACGTCCTCACGAACGCCGAGGTGAACGCGGTCATCTCGGAGTTCATCCGCGAGAAGATCCGCGCGAAGGTCGACGACCCCGAGACCGCCGAGAAGCTCGTCCCGAGCGACCACCCGTACGGCGCGAAGCGGCCGCCGATGGACTACAACGACTACTACCGGACCTACAACCGGGACGACGTCTCGCTCGTCGACGTCAGCGACGACGGCGAACCCATCGAGCGCGTCACGCCCCGTGGTATCCAGACCACGGCCGAGGAGTACGACCTCGACGTCATCGTGTTCGCGACGGGGTTCGACGCGATGACTGGAGCCATCCTCGCGATGGACATCGAGGGCCGCGACGGGCTGACGATGGAGGAGAAGTGGGCCGACGGCCCCCGGACCTACCTCGGCCTGATGACGCGTGGCTTTCCCAACCTGTTCACCATCACCGGCCCGCAGAGCCCCTCGGTCCTGACGAACATGCCGCTCTCCATCGAGCAGCACGTCGAGTGGATCGAGGACTGCATCGACTACATGGACGAACACGGCCACGACACCATCGAACCGACCGAGGCATCCGAGACCCAGTGGGTCACGAACACCAACATGCTCGCGGACAACATGCTGTTCTCGGAGGCCGACTCCTGGTACCGGGGGGACAACGTCCCCGGCAAGACGGCGGTGTTCACGCCGTTCCCGGGCGGCCTCGACATGTACCGCGACATCTGCGACCGCGTCGCCAGCGACGACTACGACGGCTTCGAGTTCTCCCGGGCCGCGGACGCGCCCGTGGCCGAGCAATAG
- a CDS encoding phosphotransferase family protein — protein sequence MSEQADSTLDTAPLRSFLDREVGPADTLEVTGEGGGYSNETLFVTWGDRELVVRRPPPDETADTAHDVLREYRILDALQGTEVPVAPTVASCEDDSVLGAPFYVMDRIEGDVVHTEEPERFATPARRDALADAFIDALVAVHDVDYDAVGLEAGEFGYPEGYLDRQVERFQEAVIWALDTTSEEREVPELYEVGSWLAEHAPDEADHALVHGDYKLDNVMFAPEADPRIAGVFDWEMSTLGDPLADLGYALHFWPDPDDEERVVSERFAPRFLAGEDYPTRTEFVDRYETRSGREFTNPRFYLALAAFKMAALGEMFYARFLRGGVDDPMYERMGEGVPAQAERALAIVEGEWTL from the coding sequence ATGTCCGAACAGGCCGATTCGACGCTCGACACGGCCCCCCTCCGGTCCTTCCTCGACCGCGAGGTCGGCCCCGCCGACACACTCGAGGTGACCGGTGAGGGCGGCGGCTACTCCAACGAGACGCTGTTCGTGACGTGGGGCGACCGCGAGCTGGTCGTCCGACGCCCGCCGCCGGACGAGACCGCCGACACCGCCCACGACGTCCTCCGGGAGTACCGCATCCTCGACGCGCTTCAGGGGACCGAGGTACCCGTCGCGCCCACCGTCGCCTCTTGCGAGGACGACTCCGTGCTCGGCGCGCCGTTCTACGTGATGGACCGCATCGAGGGCGACGTCGTCCACACCGAGGAACCCGAGCGGTTCGCCACGCCCGCGCGCCGGGATGCGCTCGCGGACGCCTTCATCGACGCGCTGGTTGCCGTCCACGACGTCGACTACGACGCCGTCGGCCTCGAGGCGGGCGAGTTCGGCTACCCCGAGGGCTACCTCGACCGGCAGGTCGAGCGGTTCCAGGAGGCGGTCATCTGGGCCCTCGACACGACCAGCGAGGAGCGCGAGGTGCCCGAACTGTACGAGGTCGGCTCCTGGCTCGCCGAGCACGCGCCCGACGAGGCCGACCACGCGCTCGTCCACGGCGACTACAAACTGGACAACGTGATGTTCGCACCCGAGGCGGACCCGCGCATCGCCGGCGTGTTCGACTGGGAGATGAGCACGCTGGGCGACCCGCTCGCGGACCTGGGGTACGCGCTCCACTTCTGGCCCGACCCGGACGACGAGGAACGGGTCGTCTCCGAGCGGTTCGCGCCACGGTTCCTCGCGGGCGAGGACTACCCCACGCGCACCGAGTTCGTCGACCGGTACGAGACTCGCTCCGGACGCGAGTTCACGAACCCGCGCTTCTACCTCGCGCTGGCCGCATTCAAGATGGCCGCCCTCGGCGAGATGTTCTACGCCCGCTTCCTGCGTGGCGGCGTCGACGACCCGATGTACGAGCGGATGGGCGAGGGTGTCCCCGCGCAGGCCGAGCGCGCGCTCGCCATCGTCGAGGGGGAGTGGACGCTCTGA